One part of the Solanum dulcamara chromosome 8, daSolDulc1.2, whole genome shotgun sequence genome encodes these proteins:
- the LOC129899744 gene encoding uncharacterized protein LOC129899744, producing the protein MVNELVVAEHINLEFFTSLSTASRHKDSPSLMKSTSSSLLDLEGESKGSPSSFESKLLFCNGGSDLQSRISKFNPTVKKPEISSTSQSQVLEKVKNFLGVLSEANKKLEVDAKKNPKKYDIKELTREDSEYIEMNLMLGVAEVYSFEAVAAAESVIARQQPLTPLASISSATTDVDDSSNEDGR; encoded by the exons ATGGTTAATGAGTTGGTGGTTGCTGAACATATAAACCTCGAGTTCTTTACTTCACTCTCGACGGCATCACGGCACAAGGACTCTCCATCTCtg ATGAAGTCCACAAGCAGTTCTCTGTTGGACTTGGAGGGTGAAAGCAAAGGCTCTCCCTCATCCTTTGAATCAAAACTTTTGTTCTGCAACGGAGGGAGTGATCTCCAGTCACGAATTTCCAAATTTAATCCGACTGTGAAGAAGCCTGAGATCTCTTCAACTTCCCAGAGCCAAGTTCTAGAAAAGGTCAAGAATTTCCTGGGAGTTCTATCAGAAGCAAACAAAAAACTGGAGGTTGATGCGAAGAAAAATCCTAAAAAGTATGATATAAAAGAACTCACTAGGGAGGATTCTGAATACATAGAAATGAATTTAATGTTGGGTGTTGCAGAGGTTTATTCCTTTGAGGCTGTTGCTGCTGCTGAGTCTGTCATAGCTCGTCAGCAACCACTGACTCCATTAGCTTCAATCAGTAGCGCAACCACCGATGTTGATGACAGTAGCAACGAAGATGGTCGTTGA